The following coding sequences lie in one Halorarum halophilum genomic window:
- a CDS encoding metal ABC transporter ATP-binding protein, whose translation MNTTTDTETESIDAASTDAVIELKDVDFGYTATPVVEDVSIRIDAGEYVAVVGPNGSGKSTLMKLMLGLLRPDEGTARLFGEPARTFDDGARIGYVAQEASASKEMPITVREVVKMGRFPHVGFGRLSEEDRRIVDHALDVVGMAAFADRRVTRLSGGQRQRAFIARALASEADLLVLDEPTVGVDVESVDAFYDLLEALNADGITILLIEHDLGAVTDHAERVVCLNREVYFDGSTDEFVESDAVGRAFGTSARVVGDSS comes from the coding sequence ATGAACACGACCACCGACACGGAGACGGAATCGATCGACGCCGCGTCGACGGACGCGGTCATCGAACTGAAAGACGTCGACTTCGGTTACACCGCGACGCCGGTCGTCGAGGACGTCTCGATCCGGATCGACGCGGGCGAGTACGTCGCCGTCGTCGGCCCGAACGGGTCGGGGAAGTCGACGCTGATGAAGCTCATGCTCGGACTCCTCCGTCCGGACGAAGGCACCGCCCGGCTGTTCGGCGAACCGGCACGCACGTTCGACGACGGCGCGCGCATCGGCTACGTCGCCCAGGAGGCGAGCGCGTCGAAGGAGATGCCGATCACGGTCCGCGAGGTGGTGAAGATGGGACGGTTCCCCCACGTCGGCTTCGGCCGCCTCTCCGAGGAGGACCGGCGGATCGTCGATCACGCCCTCGACGTCGTCGGGATGGCCGCGTTCGCGGACCGCCGCGTCACTCGTCTCTCCGGCGGGCAGCGCCAGCGGGCGTTCATCGCGCGAGCGCTGGCCAGCGAGGCGGACCTCCTCGTGCTCGACGAGCCGACCGTCGGCGTCGACGTCGAGTCGGTCGACGCGTTCTACGACCTGCTCGAGGCGCTCAACGCGGACGGGATCACGATCCTGCTGATCGAGCACGACCTCGGGGCGGTCACCGACCACGCCGAGCGCGTCGTCTGTCTCAACCGGGAGGTCTACTTCGACGGGTCGACCGACGAGTTCGTCGAAAGCGACGCGGTCGGGCGGGCGTTCGGGACGTCCGCGAGGGTGGTGGGTGATTCCTCGTGA
- a CDS encoding metal ABC transporter substrate-binding protein yields MSDDPYAGTGPRCSRRRTLAAAGSVLAVGAAGCLGDSRVGASGATDDDDPVAVASFFSFYDFARKIADGTPLRVKNLVPTGLHGHGWEPDASVTRDIIEADAFVHVGEDFQPWADRAIRTLEDDDVDTHLINVRENVELVSLAASLDPDEEGVGEGRGKDPHFWLDPRRAAQSVDNITEGFVELLPEHEGAFRDNASSYKTDVLDRIDADYERIFEKASRDVVQLAAHNAFQYIGVRYGVRMRPLVTNLAASGDVKPSDIAEAKRVIDENDIKYVGAGVFETRRPAKQLVAETAVEGYYPVTPYAGVREDWVENDWGYEEIAYNINMPTFEIVLGNTSPEDAGPDGWNEQWRNFE; encoded by the coding sequence ATGAGCGACGATCCATACGCGGGGACAGGACCCCGGTGCTCGCGTCGTCGAACGCTCGCTGCCGCCGGCAGCGTCCTCGCCGTCGGCGCCGCCGGCTGTCTCGGCGACAGCCGTGTCGGCGCCTCGGGGGCGACGGACGACGACGACCCGGTCGCGGTGGCCTCGTTCTTCAGCTTCTACGACTTCGCCCGGAAGATCGCCGACGGAACGCCCCTGCGGGTGAAGAACCTGGTCCCGACCGGCCTCCACGGTCACGGCTGGGAGCCGGACGCGAGCGTCACGCGGGACATCATCGAGGCGGACGCGTTCGTCCACGTCGGCGAGGACTTCCAGCCGTGGGCCGACCGGGCGATCCGGACGCTCGAGGACGACGACGTCGACACTCACCTGATCAACGTCCGCGAGAACGTCGAACTCGTGTCGCTCGCCGCTAGCCTGGACCCGGACGAGGAGGGCGTCGGGGAGGGTCGCGGCAAGGACCCCCACTTTTGGCTGGATCCCCGGCGTGCCGCCCAGTCCGTCGACAACATCACGGAGGGGTTCGTCGAACTCCTTCCCGAACACGAGGGGGCGTTCCGCGACAACGCCTCCTCGTACAAGACGGACGTGCTCGACCGCATCGACGCAGACTACGAACGGATCTTCGAGAAGGCGAGTCGGGACGTGGTGCAGCTGGCCGCGCACAACGCCTTCCAGTACATCGGCGTCCGCTACGGCGTCCGGATGAGGCCGCTCGTCACCAACCTCGCCGCGAGCGGGGACGTGAAGCCGTCCGACATCGCCGAGGCGAAGCGGGTGATCGACGAGAACGACATCAAGTACGTCGGCGCGGGGGTGTTCGAGACGCGGCGGCCTGCAAAGCAACTGGTCGCCGAGACCGCGGTGGAGGGGTACTACCCGGTGACTCCGTACGCGGGCGTCCGAGAGGACTGGGTCGAGAACGACTGGGGGTACGAGGAGATCGCGTACAACATCAACATGCCGACGTTCGAGATCGTCCTCGGGAACACGTCGCCCGAGGACGCCGGTCCCGACGGCTGGAACGAGCAGTGGCGGAACTTCGAGTGA
- a CDS encoding multicopper oxidase domain-containing protein, producing MTSEIGAPGDGISRRRFLAASGAVGVSAAAGCVTTSQPTVSRVDTGAQAMTSDLPTTGRPEVVDLAERDYEVTLKAVSAVHHVHPGETMNGPITLPVVWAWQADDSTPSVPGPVLRVEEGAEFNVTLDNSGMDMPHTFHVHGLRKTWENDGVPTTTGVTVGPGETHTYEFTANVAGTHLYHCHYQTPRHMDMGMYGILRVEPEGYERADREYYMTVKEWDTRLSRQYGGEDVGYDLTSRGMDTFTINGKSAPATFHPETGSPIVVEPGDTVRLHWVNAGFHSHPLHLHNHRFRVVEKDGSAIPEGMQLMQDVVNVAPAERYTVEFEADADPGIYLMHCHKVDHVRNGSSYPGGMLSAVVYTPVMDTDLFRQVMAYAGYEA from the coding sequence ATGACGAGCGAAATCGGCGCTCCCGGCGACGGCATCTCACGACGACGGTTCCTGGCGGCCTCCGGGGCGGTCGGCGTCTCCGCGGCGGCCGGCTGTGTGACGACCTCGCAGCCGACGGTCTCCCGGGTCGATACCGGTGCACAGGCGATGACGAGCGACCTCCCGACCACTGGTAGGCCCGAGGTGGTCGACCTGGCCGAGCGCGACTACGAGGTGACGCTGAAGGCGGTGTCGGCGGTCCACCACGTCCACCCGGGCGAGACGATGAACGGCCCCATCACGCTCCCGGTCGTCTGGGCCTGGCAGGCCGACGACAGCACCCCCTCGGTCCCCGGTCCGGTCCTGCGCGTCGAGGAGGGCGCGGAGTTCAACGTCACCCTCGACAACTCGGGGATGGACATGCCCCACACGTTCCACGTCCACGGCCTCCGCAAGACGTGGGAGAACGACGGCGTCCCGACGACGACCGGCGTCACCGTCGGCCCCGGCGAGACGCACACCTACGAGTTCACCGCGAACGTGGCCGGCACCCACCTCTACCACTGCCACTACCAGACGCCCCGGCACATGGACATGGGGATGTACGGGATCCTCCGCGTCGAGCCGGAGGGATACGAGCGCGCGGACAGGGAGTACTACATGACGGTGAAGGAGTGGGACACCCGGCTCTCCCGCCAGTACGGCGGCGAGGACGTGGGCTACGACCTCACCAGCCGGGGGATGGACACGTTCACCATCAACGGGAAGTCCGCGCCCGCGACGTTCCACCCCGAGACGGGGTCGCCGATCGTCGTCGAACCCGGCGACACCGTCAGGCTCCACTGGGTGAACGCGGGCTTCCACAGCCACCCGCTGCACCTCCACAACCACCGGTTCCGGGTCGTGGAGAAGGACGGGTCGGCGATCCCGGAGGGGATGCAGCTGATGCAGGACGTCGTGAACGTCGCCCCGGCCGAGCGCTACACGGTCGAGTTCGAGGCGGACGCGGACCCCGGCATCTACCTGATGCACTGCCACAAGGTGGACCACGTCCGCAACGGCTCCTCGTACCCCGGCGGGATGCTCTCGGCCGTGGTGTACACCCCGGTGATGGACACCGACCTCTTCCGGCAGGTCATGGCGTACGCCGGCTACGAGGCGTGA
- a CDS encoding halocyanin domain-containing protein: MSGHTDGAPGRGSGYTRRTVLAGTGAALGACLLPGQVRAAGEDPTDLTEWFADTDGATEVVDERGTDAVTVAVGVDANGGAFGFGPPAVRVDPGTEVTWEWTGNGGSHNVVAEDGSFGSEYDDAAGTTFAYTPTESGVIRYACAPHKAMGMRGTLVVGDAAVTFPGGATGGDAETPTGTPEPEQLGPMRSFDGWLDGTSNYRGVADRRGEAEVTVKVGATGNGGEFAFEPAAVHVDPGTVVRWEWVGTAGAYDVVDPALGYASEQVQGTGKTFALRFDGDGLSKYECTEYGDQGMRGVVLVGEGPVGELTWRGVGAAAGVAGLVAAPIALGVRYHFENVTGGGGPDRPES; encoded by the coding sequence ATGTCCGGGCACACCGACGGCGCACCCGGACGGGGCTCCGGGTACACCCGACGGACGGTGCTGGCGGGGACGGGCGCCGCCCTCGGGGCGTGCCTCCTCCCCGGGCAGGTCCGCGCGGCCGGCGAGGACCCGACCGACCTGACGGAGTGGTTCGCCGACACCGACGGCGCGACGGAGGTCGTCGACGAGCGGGGCACGGACGCCGTGACGGTCGCCGTCGGCGTCGACGCCAACGGCGGGGCGTTCGGGTTCGGCCCGCCGGCGGTCCGCGTCGACCCGGGGACAGAGGTGACCTGGGAGTGGACCGGCAACGGCGGCAGCCACAACGTCGTCGCCGAGGACGGCTCGTTCGGCTCCGAGTACGACGACGCGGCCGGAACGACGTTCGCGTACACCCCCACGGAGTCCGGCGTAATCCGGTACGCCTGCGCCCCGCACAAGGCGATGGGGATGCGCGGCACGCTGGTCGTCGGCGACGCGGCGGTCACCTTCCCCGGTGGGGCGACCGGCGGCGACGCCGAGACCCCGACCGGGACGCCCGAGCCGGAGCAGTTGGGTCCGATGCGGTCGTTCGACGGCTGGCTCGACGGGACGAGCAACTACCGGGGCGTGGCCGACCGCCGCGGCGAGGCCGAGGTGACGGTGAAGGTCGGCGCGACGGGCAACGGCGGCGAGTTCGCGTTCGAACCCGCCGCGGTTCACGTCGACCCGGGAACGGTCGTCCGCTGGGAGTGGGTCGGCACCGCCGGTGCCTACGACGTCGTCGATCCGGCGCTCGGTTACGCGAGCGAACAGGTCCAGGGGACGGGGAAGACGTTCGCGCTCCGGTTCGACGGCGACGGCCTCTCGAAGTACGAGTGCACGGAGTACGGCGACCAGGGGATGCGGGGCGTCGTCCTGGTGGGCGAGGGACCGGTCGGGGAACTGACCTGGCGGGGCGTCGGCGCCGCCGCCGGCGTCGCCGGCCTGGTCGCGGCCCCCATCGCGCTCGGCGTCAGGTACCACTTCGAGAACGTGACGGGCGGGGGCGGCCCCGACCGCCCCGAGAGCTGA
- a CDS encoding M28 family metallopeptidase gives MDDIADAVGRAWLDDRPWAFLTDLTAIGNRMGGSEGEARAARLVADAFEDAGLRRVRQQSFEVNEWRRGRTELELVAPDRREFEAIALPYCPAGDVRGELVDVGYGTPAEIDEVDVEGKVAVASTTTPSGGRFVHRMEKYGYAAEAGAEAFAFVNHVPGQLPPTGSLTFGEEASIPAVGVSKETGAWLSEYAGEDGVVELTVEAETVPGESRNVLGAVGPDTDEAVLVLAHYDAHDIAEGALDNGCGIATLLVAARILAEADLDIGVRFGAVGCEETGLLGSEHLASMTDFDSVKAVVNVDGAGRFRNLVAMSHTSAATADVARRMSRATRHPIEVREEPHPFSDQWPFVRAGVPALQLHSDSGERGRGWGHTHADTRDKVDDRNVREHGALAALLVRELAEESVEIPALDEYELEEAFREAEFEPGMKAAGLWPEDWD, from the coding sequence ATGGACGACATCGCCGACGCCGTGGGACGGGCGTGGCTCGACGACCGACCCTGGGCGTTCCTCACGGACCTCACTGCGATCGGGAACCGGATGGGCGGGAGCGAGGGGGAGGCTCGCGCCGCCCGACTGGTCGCCGACGCCTTCGAGGACGCCGGCCTTCGCCGCGTCCGCCAGCAGTCGTTCGAGGTGAACGAGTGGCGACGCGGGCGGACCGAACTCGAACTCGTCGCCCCGGATCGCCGGGAGTTCGAGGCCATCGCGCTGCCGTACTGCCCCGCCGGCGACGTTCGGGGGGAACTGGTCGACGTCGGCTACGGCACCCCCGCGGAGATCGACGAGGTCGACGTGGAGGGGAAGGTCGCCGTGGCGAGCACGACGACCCCCTCGGGCGGGCGGTTCGTCCACCGGATGGAGAAGTACGGCTACGCCGCCGAGGCCGGCGCCGAGGCGTTCGCGTTCGTCAACCACGTCCCCGGACAACTCCCGCCGACGGGGTCGCTCACGTTCGGCGAGGAGGCGTCCATCCCGGCGGTCGGCGTGAGCAAGGAGACCGGCGCGTGGCTGTCGGAGTACGCCGGCGAGGACGGCGTCGTCGAACTGACCGTCGAGGCGGAGACGGTTCCGGGCGAGAGTCGGAACGTCCTCGGCGCGGTCGGCCCGGACACCGACGAGGCCGTGCTCGTGCTCGCCCACTACGACGCCCACGACATCGCCGAGGGGGCGCTCGACAACGGCTGCGGGATCGCGACCCTCCTCGTCGCCGCCCGGATCCTCGCCGAGGCGGACCTCGACATCGGCGTCCGGTTCGGCGCGGTGGGCTGTGAGGAGACCGGACTGCTCGGCTCGGAACACCTCGCGTCCATGACCGACTTCGACTCCGTGAAGGCGGTCGTGAACGTCGACGGCGCGGGTCGGTTCCGCAACCTCGTCGCGATGAGCCACACCTCGGCGGCGACCGCCGACGTCGCCCGGCGAATGAGCCGGGCCACGCGCCACCCCATCGAAGTGCGCGAGGAGCCCCACCCGTTCTCGGACCAGTGGCCGTTCGTGCGAGCCGGCGTCCCCGCGCTCCAGCTCCACTCGGACAGCGGCGAGCGCGGCCGGGGGTGGGGTCACACCCACGCGGACACGCGGGACAAGGTCGACGACCGGAACGTCAGGGAGCACGGCGCGCTCGCCGCGCTGCTCGTGCGCGAACTCGCCGAGGAGTCGGTCGAGATCCCCGCGCTCGACGAGTACGAACTGGAGGAGGCGTTCCGCGAGGCGGAGTTCGAGCCGGGCATGAAGGCCGCGGGGCTGTGGCCCGAGGACTGGGACTGA
- the truA gene encoding tRNA pseudouridine(38-40) synthase TruA, with translation MRAFRVAYDGRPFYGFQRQPDVPTVEGTLFDALRALDVFGDDDRKPPGYAAAGRTDAGVSAVAQTVAFDAPDWLTPRAFNAELPGHVRAWAHADAPADFHATHDAVRRTYRYHLYAPEASVSRAREAAARLSGEHDFHNLTTDGNGTVRDVDCSVARDGEFLVLRVAGGGFPRHFVRRLAGVVHGVAGGDAGLDRVDQVLSAERLADEWGVPTAPPEPLVLVGVDYPDLTFERDPVAMETVREVFGDRRRDGLVRARVADEILDGL, from the coding sequence GTGCGCGCCTTCCGCGTCGCCTACGACGGCCGGCCGTTCTACGGCTTCCAGCGCCAGCCGGACGTGCCGACCGTCGAGGGGACGCTGTTCGACGCGCTCCGCGCGCTCGACGTGTTCGGCGACGACGACCGGAAGCCGCCGGGGTACGCCGCCGCCGGCCGGACGGACGCCGGCGTCTCGGCGGTCGCGCAGACGGTCGCGTTCGACGCCCCCGACTGGCTGACGCCCCGCGCGTTCAACGCCGAACTCCCGGGGCATGTCAGGGCCTGGGCCCACGCCGACGCGCCCGCCGACTTCCACGCGACCCACGACGCGGTGCGACGGACCTACCGGTACCACCTCTACGCGCCCGAGGCCTCCGTCTCCCGGGCACGTGAGGCCGCCGCGCGACTCTCGGGCGAGCACGACTTCCACAACCTGACGACGGATGGGAACGGCACGGTCCGCGACGTGGACTGCTCGGTCGCCCGCGACGGCGAGTTCCTCGTCCTCCGCGTCGCCGGTGGGGGGTTCCCGCGGCACTTCGTCCGTCGGCTGGCGGGGGTCGTCCACGGCGTCGCCGGCGGCGACGCGGGGCTCGACCGGGTCGATCAGGTGCTCTCGGCCGAACGCCTCGCCGACGAGTGGGGCGTCCCGACGGCTCCTCCCGAACCGCTCGTGCTCGTCGGCGTCGACTACCCCGACCTGACGTTCGAACGGGACCCAGTGGCGATGGAGACCGTCCGGGAGGTGTTCGGCGACCGACGACGGGACGGGCTGGTTCGGGCGCGGGTCGCCGACGAAATTCTGGACGGCCTGTAG
- a CDS encoding outer membrane protein assembly factor BamB family protein, producing the protein MVSRRTALRLAGAALLPAVAGCSDRTGGTREPTDSPSASPTGSGTNDPLTEPSSTPPDDLPEWKPAWTRSVEEQHVLGLDTHDGAVYASLSSEGGPSAVAALDPTDGTELWHTSTPGELEGRAYAEPNDGDDRWGVTVTDDRVFAVTGHADEYEWTALRALDRATGEVGWSMRHERSLAVRGVHDGTVYVTSREFFEPEHSHDTPEEPLPTELFAVDVADGTLRWSYPFAGVADVAVSPEGVVVAAGTELTCLDHDGSKRFDVDTGTEGRALAATADRVFFLGDDDTMGRPVHWYAFDGTREWGERRPVREALLDRDRGVLYAAGDETLALDTDGSVAWRAPVHGGHPLLLGPDRGTLYTRGGGARTEAFGLPDGEHRWSFDPRERYAWPTAASADVAVVEGYAEGRSLYAVDADAGEATRRRSFGERASLFTVEVAGGYALVGTGDASVVALPLERAA; encoded by the coding sequence ATGGTCTCCCGCAGAACCGCGCTGAGACTGGCAGGCGCAGCCCTCCTCCCCGCCGTCGCCGGCTGCTCGGATCGGACCGGCGGAACCCGAGAACCGACCGACTCGCCGTCCGCGTCGCCGACCGGGAGCGGGACGAACGACCCCTTGACCGAGCCCTCCTCGACGCCCCCGGACGACCTCCCGGAGTGGAAGCCGGCGTGGACGCGCTCGGTCGAGGAGCAGCACGTCCTCGGGCTGGACACGCACGACGGAGCCGTCTACGCATCGCTCTCGTCGGAGGGCGGCCCGAGCGCCGTCGCCGCGCTGGACCCGACCGACGGGACCGAACTGTGGCACACGTCGACGCCGGGTGAACTCGAAGGGCGAGCCTACGCCGAACCGAACGACGGCGACGACCGGTGGGGCGTCACCGTCACCGACGACCGCGTGTTCGCCGTCACGGGGCACGCGGACGAGTACGAGTGGACAGCGCTCCGCGCGCTCGACCGGGCGACCGGCGAGGTCGGCTGGAGCATGCGCCACGAACGCTCGCTGGCGGTCCGCGGCGTCCACGACGGGACGGTCTACGTCACGTCGAGGGAGTTCTTCGAGCCCGAACACTCCCACGATACGCCGGAGGAACCGCTACCCACCGAGTTGTTCGCGGTGGACGTCGCCGACGGCACGCTGCGCTGGTCGTATCCGTTCGCCGGCGTCGCGGACGTGGCGGTCTCCCCCGAGGGCGTCGTCGTCGCCGCCGGCACGGAACTCACCTGCCTCGATCACGACGGGAGCAAGCGCTTCGACGTGGACACCGGGACGGAGGGGCGCGCCCTCGCCGCGACCGCCGATCGCGTGTTCTTCCTCGGCGACGACGACACGATGGGCCGACCCGTCCACTGGTACGCCTTCGACGGTACGCGCGAGTGGGGGGAACGCCGTCCGGTCCGCGAGGCACTCCTCGACCGTGACCGGGGGGTACTGTACGCCGCCGGTGACGAGACGCTGGCGCTGGACACGGACGGCTCGGTCGCGTGGCGCGCCCCCGTTCACGGTGGCCACCCCCTCCTACTCGGCCCGGATCGGGGGACGCTGTACACCCGCGGCGGCGGGGCGCGAACCGAGGCGTTCGGGCTCCCCGACGGCGAGCACCGCTGGTCGTTCGACCCGCGCGAGCGGTACGCGTGGCCGACCGCCGCGAGCGCCGACGTCGCCGTCGTCGAGGGGTACGCCGAGGGGCGGTCGCTGTACGCCGTCGACGCCGACGCGGGCGAGGCGACCCGCCGCCGGTCGTTTGGCGAGCGTGCGTCCCTGTTCACCGTCGAGGTCGCCGGGGGGTACGCGCTGGTCGGCACCGGCGACGCGTCTGTCGTGGCGCTCCCGCTCGAACGCGCCGCCTAA
- a CDS encoding metallophosphoesterase family protein, translating to MEVAILSDTHVPEQADQLPAPFRDRVRAADHVVHAGDFGSHEALAEVRELAPDLTAVYGNADPDDVDLPAVASVEAGGVTFVVVHGIVNPVERAVSSTEGVVMGRDDWLDAVADTTRARADEPMVGIGGHSHEVEDEVHDGVRLLNPGSATGVGRADGATMMTAEVADGDLDVTLHEA from the coding sequence ATGGAGGTCGCCATCCTCTCCGACACGCACGTCCCCGAGCAGGCGGACCAGCTCCCCGCACCGTTCCGCGACCGCGTCCGCGCGGCCGACCACGTCGTCCACGCCGGGGACTTCGGCTCGCACGAGGCGCTCGCCGAGGTGCGCGAACTCGCCCCGGACCTGACCGCCGTGTACGGGAACGCCGACCCCGACGACGTCGACCTGCCCGCGGTCGCGTCCGTCGAGGCCGGCGGCGTCACGTTCGTCGTCGTCCACGGCATCGTCAACCCCGTCGAGCGCGCGGTATCCAGCACCGAGGGGGTCGTCATGGGGCGGGACGACTGGCTGGACGCCGTCGCCGACACGACCCGGGCGAGGGCCGACGAGCCGATGGTCGGGATCGGCGGCCACAGCCACGAGGTCGAGGACGAGGTCCACGACGGCGTTCGCCTGTTGAATCCGGGTTCGGCCACGGGGGTCGGCAGGGCCGACGGCGCGACGATGATGACCGCGGAGGTCGCCGACGGCGACCTCGACGTGACGCTCCACGAGGCCTGA
- the hisS gene encoding histidine--tRNA ligase, with product MPTYERLKGFRDFYPPEMAARREVIDAVEDAGRRYGFREIETPRLERAEMWTDKSGDDIVDELYAFEDHGGRHVTLAPELTPTVARMYAAKAQELSKPVKWMSTRPFWRYEQVQQGRFREFYQTNVDIFGSSEPEADAEVLAVAADALTGLGLTADDFEFRVSHRDILGSLLRSFDADVDVTDAIRAVDKSEKVDEDEYLDLLYDAGLAYDQAREFDALLDVTDPANLDELTEFAPEAEGLADAVENLQAVLAATDDFGAGEHCDLSLRTARGLDYYTGAVFECFDSTGEVSRSVFGGGRYDDLIEEFGGQPTPAVGVAPGYAPLTLLLERAGVMPDAELSTDYYVLRVGDTRDVAARVARDLRERGNVVESDLAGRSFGAQMGYADSVNAETVVIVGEQDLADGNVTVKDMRSGDQTTAPVDEFPGEHDRPTYDDFA from the coding sequence ATGCCAACGTACGAGCGCCTGAAGGGGTTCCGCGACTTCTATCCCCCCGAGATGGCCGCCCGCCGGGAGGTCATCGACGCCGTCGAGGACGCCGGCCGGCGGTACGGCTTCCGGGAGATCGAGACCCCGCGGCTCGAGCGGGCCGAGATGTGGACCGACAAGAGCGGCGACGACATCGTCGACGAGCTGTACGCCTTCGAGGACCACGGCGGCCGGCACGTCACCCTCGCCCCGGAGCTGACCCCGACGGTCGCGCGGATGTACGCCGCGAAGGCCCAGGAGCTGTCCAAACCCGTGAAGTGGATGTCCACTCGACCGTTCTGGCGCTACGAGCAGGTCCAGCAGGGGCGCTTCAGGGAGTTCTACCAGACGAACGTCGACATCTTCGGCTCCAGCGAACCGGAGGCCGACGCGGAGGTGCTCGCCGTGGCGGCCGACGCGCTCACCGGCCTGGGGCTCACGGCGGACGACTTCGAGTTCCGTGTCTCCCACCGCGACATCCTCGGGAGCCTCCTCCGCTCGTTCGACGCCGACGTGGACGTGACCGACGCCATCCGCGCGGTCGACAAGTCCGAGAAGGTCGACGAGGACGAGTACCTCGACCTGCTGTACGACGCCGGCCTGGCGTACGACCAGGCCCGCGAGTTCGACGCGCTGCTCGACGTCACCGACCCCGCGAACCTCGACGAACTCACCGAGTTCGCGCCGGAGGCCGAGGGGCTGGCGGACGCCGTCGAGAACCTGCAGGCGGTGCTGGCGGCGACCGACGACTTCGGGGCCGGCGAGCACTGCGACCTCTCTCTGCGGACCGCACGGGGGCTCGACTACTACACCGGCGCCGTCTTCGAGTGCTTCGACTCGACGGGCGAGGTGTCCCGCTCGGTGTTCGGCGGCGGGCGCTACGACGACCTCATCGAGGAGTTCGGCGGCCAGCCCACTCCCGCGGTGGGCGTCGCCCCCGGATACGCCCCGCTGACGCTCCTGCTCGAACGCGCCGGCGTCATGCCGGACGCGGAGCTGTCGACGGACTACTACGTCCTCCGGGTCGGCGACACCCGGGACGTCGCCGCGCGCGTCGCCCGCGACCTGCGCGAGCGTGGCAACGTCGTCGAGTCGGACCTCGCGGGCCGGAGTTTCGGCGCCCAGATGGGCTACGCCGACTCGGTGAACGCCGAGACTGTCGTCATCGTCGGCGAGCAGGACCTCGCGGACGGCAACGTGACGGTGAAGGACATGCGGTCTGGCGACCAGACGACCGCGCCCGTGGACGAGTTCCCCGGCGAGCACGACCGGCCGACGTACGACGACTTCGCGTAA
- a CDS encoding arylamine N-acetyltransferase family protein: MDADRYLARIGLDPTDVDRPSLAVAERLQRAHVTTVPFETLSVTGDPYDGADDGEGVTLALPHLYGKIVERERGGFCFELNGLFHTLLDALRFDVDRIAARMVGDDGAGRPPANHHTNVIDLDGRRYLVDVGMGVPTMRRPLPVDGEVRTDEVGYAWRVVESDRPDETYLTQYREPGDDDWQDRYLFSDVPRELSYFEATCDYLQSAPESPFTGDPVVSMATDEGHVKLRADSLTRIVDGNESEDSVAKEDWHDVLEREFGLRYRAN, from the coding sequence GTGGACGCAGACCGCTACCTCGCCAGAATCGGGCTCGACCCGACGGACGTCGACCGGCCGAGCCTGGCGGTCGCCGAACGCCTCCAGCGCGCACACGTCACGACGGTCCCGTTCGAGACGCTCTCGGTCACCGGCGACCCCTACGACGGCGCCGACGACGGGGAGGGCGTGACGCTCGCGCTCCCCCACCTCTACGGGAAGATCGTCGAGCGCGAACGCGGGGGGTTCTGCTTCGAACTCAACGGCCTGTTCCACACGCTGCTCGACGCCCTCAGATTCGACGTCGACCGGATCGCCGCCCGCATGGTCGGCGACGACGGCGCCGGCCGGCCGCCGGCGAACCACCACACGAACGTCATCGACCTTGACGGCCGCCGGTACCTCGTCGACGTCGGGATGGGCGTCCCGACGATGCGCCGGCCGCTCCCCGTCGACGGCGAGGTCCGAACCGACGAGGTCGGCTACGCCTGGCGCGTCGTCGAGAGCGACCGCCCGGACGAGACGTACCTGACACAGTACCGCGAACCCGGCGACGACGACTGGCAGGACCGCTACCTGTTCAGCGACGTCCCCCGGGAGCTCTCCTACTTCGAGGCGACCTGCGACTACCTCCAGTCCGCCCCCGAATCGCCGTTCACCGGCGACCCGGTCGTCTCGATGGCGACCGACGAGGGCCACGTGAAGTTGCGCGCGGATTCGTTGACGCGCATCGTCGACGGCAACGAGTCCGAGGATTCGGTTGCGAAGGAGGACTGGCACGACGTGCTCGAACGCGAGTTCGGGCTTCGGTATCGTGCGAACTGA